The Pogona vitticeps strain Pit_001003342236 chromosome 6, PviZW2.1, whole genome shotgun sequence genome contains a region encoding:
- the FIS1 gene encoding mitochondrial fission 1 protein, giving the protein MESVLSEVVAVEDLQRFEKKYNAELNSGTVSKGTTFEYAWCLVRSKYNEDIKKGVVLLEELLPKGSKEEQRDYVFYLGVGNYRLKEYEKALKYIRGLLKTEPGNTQALELEKLINKAMQKDGLVGMAIVGGMALGAAGLAGLIGLAISKAKS; this is encoded by the exons AGATTTGAGAAGAAGTACAACGCTGAATTGAACTCCGGCACCGTCTCCAAAGGGACCACGTTTGAGTACGCCTGGTGCCTGGTCCGCAGCAAATACAACGAGGACATCAAGAAGGGCGTCGTTCTTCTGGAAG AACTGTTGCCCAAAGGTAGCAAAGAGGAACAGCGTGACTATGTCTTCTATCTTGGAGTAGGCAATTACCGGCTGAAG GAGTATGAGAAAGCGCTGAAGTACATTCGGGGGCTGTTAAAGACTGAACCGGGCAACACGCAGGCTTTGGAGCTGGAGAAACTCATCAACAAGGCGATGCAGAAAG ATGGCCTGGTTGGGATGGCAATCGTCGGAGGCATGGCGCTGGGTGCAGCCGGGCTGGCCGGCCTCATCGGCTTGGCCATCTCCAAAGCGAAATCCTAA